In Hemicordylus capensis ecotype Gifberg chromosome 3, rHemCap1.1.pri, whole genome shotgun sequence, one DNA window encodes the following:
- the LOC128350890 gene encoding pulmonary surfactant-associated protein D-like translates to MLVLLTFCALVSQVSPATTPAPQQVMRNWDQHACSLVVCGPAEKGLPGRDGRDGIQGPKGETGEQGLQGPRGIVGVPGKMGPIGPVGEKGSQGEKGPKGDAGEMGPRGIRGLQGPPGSSGPSGPQGQSGPQGQQGVKGETGPKGATGMQGPQGNTGAPGPKGDKGSVGERGEKGDVGARGLQGAAGAQGPEGRTGSPGSKGDKGSMGERGTKGDSGLSEVNLMKDKVSTLEGQLKALQASFSKYQKVAVFPSGQIVGNKVFVTSGYEGTFDDLKQKCLQAGGQLAAPRNAAENAAIQQIVVRHNKSVFLGITDIQTEGKFKYLNGDALVYSNWLPGEPNNDKGNENCVEVYVNGKWNDKSCGEKRLLLCEF, encoded by the exons ATGCTGGTGCTTCTAACATTTTGCGCTTTAGTTTCACAAGTATCGCCAGCCACAACTCCAGCACCACAGCAAGTTATGCGAAACTGGGATCAGCATGCCTGCTCACTGGTGGTTTGTGGGCCAGCTGAGAAAGGGCTACCAGGCAGAGATGGAAGGGATGGAATTCAAGGACCGAAAGGGGAAACAGGAGAGCAAG GATTGCAAGGACCAAGAGGGATAGTTGGTGTTCCAGGGAAAATGGGCCCAATTGGACCAGTAGGAGAAAAAGGATCCCAAGGAGAGAAAGGGCCAAaaggagatgctggagaaatgg GACCACGTGGAATCCGAGGCTTGCAGGGTCCTCCAGGAAGCAGTGGCCCTTCTGGACCACAAGGCCAGAGTGGCCCACAAGGTCAACAAGGTGTAAAAGGAGAAACAG GACCCAAAGGAGCCACCGGCATGCAAGGCCCCCAAGGCAACACAGGAGCCCCTGGcccaaaaggtgacaaagggTCAGTGGGTGAAAGGGGAGAAAAAGGAGATGTTGGAGCCAGAG GATTACAAGGAGCAGCCGGTGCACAAGGGCCAGAGGGGAGAACAGGCTCCCCTGGGTCAAAAGGGGATAAAGGTTCCATGGGTGAAAGAGGGACAAAGGGAGATAGTGGCCTCTCAG AGGTCAACCTTATGAAAGACAAAGTCAGCACCCTGGAAGGGCAGCTCAAAGCTCTGCAAGCCAGTTTCTCCAAATACCAAAAAG TTGCAGTATTCCCAAGTGGACAAATTGTTGGCAACAAAGTGTTTGTAACCAGTGGCTACGAAGGCACCTTTGATGACCTGAAGCAAAAATGTctgcaagctggtggccagctcGCTGCCCCCAGAAATGCTGCTGAGAATGCTGCAATCCAACAGATAGTTGTTCGCCATAATAAGTCAGTATTTCTTGGGATCACCGATATCCAGACTGAGGGGAAGTTTAAGTACCTGAATGGTGATGCCCTCGTTTACTCCAACTGGCTGCCAGGAGAACCCAACAATGATAAAGGGAATGAGAACTGTGTGGAAGTCTATGTGAACGGCAAGTGGAATGACAAGTCCTGTGGAGAGAAGAGGCTATTACTCTGTGAATTTTAG